Proteins co-encoded in one Sebastes fasciatus isolate fSebFas1 chromosome 11, fSebFas1.pri, whole genome shotgun sequence genomic window:
- the LOC141777657 gene encoding uncharacterized protein LOC141777657 translates to MINCYCASSQIALPLPHVAHCRMRLWVVLVFVVSLLLSCESQGPSAGTPVFVQKGGDVLLNVDADVPEDFILVEWNFNKTDILVRFPSGREPLVSPGYAGRIEFPEKKYSVKLKNLTEADSGVYTAKVSSTGDQTLAEYNVIVQDSKQGDSNVTGAVVPVFVILGIIAGIIAGLYLYRRKIRNYNRESIENTVYEIPQVGTTAQPLDQSPTDDASGLSPTSTYCLVGTHSGPPETNKTRDTTVPERLYAPVEKPARFLKN, encoded by the exons ATGATAAATTGTTACTGTGCCAGTTCTCAAATAGCCTTACCACTTCCTCATGTAGCACATTGCAGAATGAGGCTGTGGGTCGTGCTTGTCTTTGTTGTTTCTCTGCTGCTTTCCTGTGAATCACAAG gGCCCAGTGCTGGGACTCCTGTGTTTGTGCAGAAGGGAGGAGATGTGCTTCTGAATGTTGATGCTGATGTTCCTGAGGATTTTATTTTGGTTGAGTGGAACTTcaataaaacagacattttaGTAAGATTTCCATCTGGTAGAGAACCATTAGTCTCTCCTGGTTACGCTGGAAGGATTGAGTTTCCTGAGAAAAAATACTCTGTGAAATTGAAGAATCTAACAGAGGCAGACAGTGGAGTTTATACTGCAAAAGTGTCATCAACTGGAGACCAAACACTAGCTGAATACAACGTCATAGTTCAAG aTTCTAAACAAGGTGACAGCAATGTCACCGGGGCTGTTGTTCCTGTTTTCGTCATTCTTGGCATAATTGCTGGCATAATTGCTGGCCTATATCTTTATCGTCGAAAGATAAGAAACT ATAACAGAGAGAGCATcgaaaatacagtatatgaaatacCACAG GTCGGAACTACAGCCCAACCTCTGGATCAGAGTCCAACAGATGATGCTTCAGGTCTTTCTCCAACCTCCACCTACTGCTTGGTAGGAACTCACTCTGGACCCCCAGAGACCAATAAGACTAGAGACACGACTGTGCCAGAGCGCCTGTATGCTCCGGTAGAAAAGCCTGCCAGGTTCTTAAAGAATTAA
- the LOC141777658 gene encoding uncharacterized protein LOC141777658 isoform X2: MSIFVILGLLVCIIEAQGPSAVTPVFVQKGGDVLLKVDADVPEDFFFVEWYVNKTTNLARFRPGRKPSVSQGYTERIEFPEKKYSVKLKNLQEADRGVYTARLVLDQGDRTLAQYNVIVQGPVSPVELTVISVDSRSSECNLTVTCRTQDSHINSTLRCDNQTCSQEGGEQSEVTTSGASLRIYLSNGSIICTHINQVSRTEDIEIIEHVCLQPDDPVYPPAGISVCLLKIVVFPVGLIIMVSAVITVHLMEKLKKNK; the protein is encoded by the exons ATGTCTATCTTCGTGATACTGGGGCTGCTGGTCTGCATCATAGAGGCACAAG GGCCCAGTGCTGTGACTCCTGTGTTTGTGCAGAAGGGAGGAGATGTGCTTCTGAAAGTTGATGCTGATGTTcctgaggattttttttttgttgagtgGTATGTCAATAAAACGACCAATTTAGCAAGATTTCGACCTGGTAGAAAACCATCAGTCTCTCAAGGTTACACTGAAAGGATTGAGTTTCCTGAGAAAAAATACTCTGTGAAATTGAAGAATCTACAAGAGGCAGACAGGGGAGTTTATACTGCACGACTGGTATTGGATCAAGGAGACCGAACACTAGCTCAATACAACGTCATAGTTCAAG GTCCAGTGTCTCCAGTTGAACTGACAGTGATCTCAGTGGACTCCAGAAGCTCAGAGTGTAACCTCACTGTGACCTGCAGAACACAGGACTCTCACATTAACAGCACTTTGAGATGTGACAACCAAACCTGCAgtcaggagggaggagagcaaTCAGAGGTTACAACCTCTGGTGCTTCTCTCCGCATCTACCTGTCGAATGGCTCAATCATCTGTACCCATATCAACCAGGTCAGCAGGACCGAGGACATTGAAATAATTGAACATGTTTGCCTCCAACCTGATG ATCCAGTGTATCCTCCTGCTGGTATCTCTGTGTGCCTGCTGAAGATAGTCGTGTTCCCTGTCGGTCTGATCATCATGGTGTCTGCTGTCATCACTGTTCACCTCATGGAGAAGCTCAAGAAGAACAAATAG